The Engraulis encrasicolus isolate BLACKSEA-1 chromosome 11, IST_EnEncr_1.0, whole genome shotgun sequence nucleotide sequence gtcttcccacatCCTACCAAAGAGGTTATAACATCACGTTATGTTatttgtatggcctaagaccaaaccattactgatttatggagggggtttcagacgtgacacggttaacacagttttcgtggacacacacaaaatggcaaatttcatgtataatggaaaggacagtggtctttctgacagctttgtcatgttgtgatgattactgtgaatcaacatttgcaatcgtcttgggcaaaacaagtttctttacatgctaatatgaagactgaatctgacatttggaaaacaggacggcatgaaaacgcccaaaaccagtattaaatattcattcttgctgagggaaataatgccatgtctacactttctgtattatatgaaagataaatgttttctaatgtccaaaacatcattggatgcagttaacagttagtggaattggcaaataaaatccacggactgaAAAGCGTAGCCGAATCGGAGAATCACTCCTAAATAGCCTAGTCTATAGGATAATGaataaataggctataaaataggcctatagcctacaggCTATTCATCACGGTGAAAAGGCATGCGTGGGTTAATGTAAAAGTGATTGCAGATATCGCGACAttgttaacacattgactaccaaatcacGGGAAAAATCCCATGCGTTGTCTCCCAAAACggggaaaacccgtttttgagtttttattgtatttttcataactagacacttcaatgcctattgtgtgtgattttgggagctctgtgataagtagaacagacatagatggcagtcaaaagcttgtgtcatcatctggacattttaatcacaacgccGGGATCAGCACCAACCCAAGAATATTTTTGATAACTGTAAAGCTACTGTCCGGAACTGTTCCCCTGCGTCGGTGACGTCACTGTCAcatccctttcccctctctgtgtacaccttgcaaagtgtctgcgatgctgccatctttttaaacacaagaatcgtgtttgtatgttgtttacttagtgctacagtaggctatagtcagcgtccactctatggcgctttatagtatgcttcacacaataattagcctacagaagacaacactttcactttcacatcgaGTCCAGCACACCTTCTGGGGGATAATGCAAATaaccttggccagatcctacacattgtgaactgtgTGGATTATTACCCTTAACTCggatttgatcggcaaccagataagttggattcttcattctgttcttttattacccccatgatgaaattgacgcACGCTGTAGTGAACAGGGGaagctggctgctggctgctaaCTGTCTGTGAAGCTAGaattgctatgtaaacagtagcatgcatggatgcatggcacagcacaacagcTGTTTCCCACACAAGGATCGGAGACATTAACGCATCCGATCAAtggattttgttgttgacgttggactaaatgcctttagggacgtgcgtgtccgtgtgtgactGAGACCCGTTTtgcgtgtgtgcaaagattagttgCGCAGGAACTAGGACTGTGCACAAGGAAGTAACGTGTACTTCTGGAGGCGAAAATGCGTTTGATTGGTTGATACAATTGCAGGGGGAGGTTGCAGAGCTGTATAGACGTGTCTAGTACACCAATTTCATATTGGACCCTGTGAAAAAGCACAACATTCTGAANNNNNNNNNNNNNNNNNNNNNNNNNNNNNNNNNNNNNNNNNNNNNNNNNNNNNNNNNNNNNNNNNNNNNNNNNNNNNNNNNNNNNNNNNNNNNNNNNNNNAAACGCACAACATTCTGAAACGGCGCATCATTCATAAAAGCCTCAATATCTCCATTCCATGTTGATTTTGACCGATAACGTCCTTGGTTTAGCTTACAATAGCTCGGCAATGAAATCACCTATAGACAAGCGGTTTTCACGCTCTAAGAGGtgaaagtctcacctttcaaacgagccatagcatgtttcggtggccctatcacaCAATATGCTGGGAttgtacaaaaaacacctaaaaatggtttagaacgctaggagtctacgacatgattctgaaaacaccgctggtaatCAATGTGTTAACATTTACTATTTTCATAACGTTCACTAATTTGACTTGATGTCGTTGAAAAAAAGCAATACCAACTTAAGACTGTTTGTGTCCCCATATTGAATATTAGGTCTATGCTATTGCCTACGCAGCAGCCGCATCTTGACCGAGAAGCCAAAGTTATCCGAGGTAGCATGACGTCACAATCGGTGGGAAGCGCTTGGGATCAGCTAATtgaaagtggtggccgagtcgtgctgtgtcaagctgtagcgGTTAGAAaccgggcagtggaaaagagcctataagGGTATGACATGGATATGATGACGTACATAAGAATGGCACGATCCATGTCAGGAATATTAGtgacacattattgatgtttatgactTGTCATACTGTGTCAttccaaaaaaaatgaatgacataACGGCTGCCACAAACATTATCATCACAAGTGTTCCTGACATCTAAGTCTAATGCATTGAATTTGATGCAGTTTGGCTTCTAAGGGGTGCTACAAGTCCATTATATGTCCATGTTTGATTATATCAAATTCATTGCACATTTCCCACAGTCACCATAAAACCATGCatcatttgcatgaatctggcacCAACATTAAGGGAGAAGTAGACTAAGACAGTATTAATTAATAGGGTGGGACACCATGCATTCTTCCTTGATTAGGTCAGTCAATTTAAGTCACACAAAATGGTTTTGACGTTTGAAtgctggctctacaaattacacaaacagcatggaacacagtTTTCAGAGTATGAATTATGAgttattaaaatataaaaaatggaCTATAAATAGCTgcattttaaaatggccaataTCTTTTCTAAACTTAGCCTGcgatgtcatgaacaacaccttaACTCATTGATGCCTCAGGCACCTgcaaaagggtgctgaatgcctgagtcctgctctgcttttgcaaaattcTTCCTTTGTGTAAACATAAAATCTTAACAAATTTGtttaatgttaaagggtggcacactGTGCTTGAAATTTTGAGTGGCAGTGGATGGGCTATTTTAGccaaatccttgaaaagtgtgttGGTACAGTATTTTGGACAAAATTAGTGaagagaatcatttggaagaatgctccagttccctttccactttcccagattagaaatttcctgtgtctgttttttagagccttccttcagcatgaCTTAAGGCCCCATTTGCTAATCTTTTAGCCATGTTCGAACACCCATGTATCAATTATTTAGCCATTTTGGGggggttttgatgtcctggggcagtggaaaggcaactggagcattcttccaaatgaccgTTCTCACCGTTTTTGATCAAATCAGTCTCAAAAAacactttgcacagatttagctaaaaatgcccattcactaccattcacaatttcaagcctattgtgccaccctttaacatcaatcaaatttCCTAGAAATGTACAGGGGagttatgatagtgcaaaggaacaatactgcaagagcaaagtgggattttgcaaagttttcattttcgaggggcgtttgatgcaccctagccctcagcctataaaagcctaaatatttcagcttctgaagcacataaaaaatatGCACTCAGTTGCATTCAAACACTAAGtgcctcatctttcattagaatgtgtccgttcatctcaaacaaacagagatttttaatgaagttgtctcaaatctcatgagcctgaatgatgcgtattgcagctccaggcgccagggccaatgttgcgcaacgcaacatcaagcATCAACGGGTTAAATGTTACTGGTGTTTACGGTAGTTCTTGAGTCATTGCAGCAATACATTTTGAAATGAGTTATAATAAATAAAGGCACCATGTGTGGGAttttaaagtttaaaaataaaaaatcaactaTACATGTCATGTGAAATCTTTTAAAAGGAATCCATATTTAGGTTTCACGAAGGCATGCTTCCACCATACAGGCAGATGTTCTACCAGCTGTGTGACCTGGAAGTGGATCAGTAAGAAAAAGAAATCGTGCtacttatataatatatatataataatagtaataataataaaaataatattacCATTactattattaagcgggcttgcggagcaaggaccttgcagagcaaggcccaattatagtaatctctaagtcctgtttctttattggttctcttgtgtaaggcagcaaaaatagaaaatggatctcctcctaggcctttcgagatagagacaccgttcaaacactaaaacgaccggctcggcttggagatcatttacattaataggcttgtccgtgtctcttgtcgttttcccgtttttggcgattttgtgcaagcttgggtccccattgaaaacaatggtggaaccttcatgaaccaaggttccgccactctagagattagagtgtaggaggctttttcggtcataaaacatcaacgctttcacctagaagtttagttgacgcgttgttggcgagctctatgggatgtctacaaatagtcaaagtttcatctcccaactcccattactttttaaatggcaggtatTTTAAAAACGACAGGtctgggtctatggaggtttccagtcttcccaaaagtgcctttttcaagagatcagcgcatgtcccacaagaggtccatttgtgcctgaaccgtttaacctataaacttcattcaaagactgttagagagatcacatgcatgactccgatctgtgtgaaggacacgtgccaactcctttttttACAACAACTGTGTAAAGACAAAACACTGGGTCTGATTCTGTCCCctgcttagagcacaatactaactgtcattcagtcaatcagaacaggtgcagccaatgaagggttccatctcaactgtcactgtctcttaACATTCTATTGTTAACGAGCAGATGTgaaaccattctagaagtctattgttcagctcttcaatgcaatgtgatatagtcttgctggactgtgcatgacagccagctgcttggctcaatgggaatgcatgctgctggattagagatatggaggttgagggttcaaaccccacccgaagccatgttgattttcaaaattatgcagtgttccttggccaacttaaaatgccatgtatgtcatttattatcaatggcaaatgtgctggattagagatatggaggttgagagttcgaatcccacctgaagcgatgctgattttcaaaattatatcatatgcagtgttccttagctaagttaaaataccatgtatgtcatttagtatcgatggcaaatgtgctgaattacagatatggaggttgggggttcgaaccccagtcgaagccatgttgattttcaaaattatatcatatgcagcgttccttggccaacttaaaatgccatgtatgtcatttagtatgaatggcaaatgtgctgaattacagatattgaggttgggtttcgaaccccagtcgaagccatgttgattttcaaaattatatcatatgcagtgttccttggccaacttaaaatgccatgtatgtcatttagtatgaatggcaaatgtgctgaattacagatatggaggttgggggttcgaaccccagtcaaagccatgttgattttcaaaattatatgatatgcagtgttccttggccaacttaaaatgccatgtatgtcatttagtatgaatggcaaatgtgctgaattacagacatggaggttgggggttcgaaccccagtcaaaaccatgttgattttcaaaatgatatcatatgcagtgttccttagccaacttcaaatatcatgtattgtatgtcagttaatatcaatggcaaaggggctggattacagatatggaggttgtgagttcgaatcccgctcgaagccttgttgattttcaaaattatatcatatgcagtgttccttagccaacttaaaataccatgtatgtcatttagtatatccccaaaacgcagagctgcaacactttcaagatggctgaatccaagatggctgaattgtttggcccataacttctgactgggtggatggatttttccaacatttcttttagctttgttttctcaatagtactttgtttcatctctgccccaaaaggcaagcccgcttccagcattttctgtgagaatgcaatctagttggttctcttgtgcagggaagtaaaataaaaaaagggatctcctcctaggcctttcaagatagagacaccgttcaaacactaaaacgaccggctcggcttggagatcatgtatagttataggcttgtccgtgtctcttgtcgttttcccgtttttggcgattttgtgaaagcttgggtccccattgaaaacagtggtggaaccttcatgaaccaaggttccgccactctagagattagagtgtaggaggctttttcggccataaaacatcaacactttcacctagaagtttagttgacgcgttgttagcgagctctatgggatgtctccaaattgtcaaagtttcatctcccaactcccaatactttttaaatggcaggtttgtaaaaaatgacaggcctgggtctatggaggttcccagtctttccaaaagtgcatttttcaagagatcagcacatgtcccacacggaggtccatttgtgcctgaaccatttaacctataaacttcattcaaagactgttagagagatcacatgcatgactccgatctgtttttagtttttttacaacgaccgTGTAAAGACAAAACACTGGGTCTGATTCTGTTCCCTGCTAAGaccacaatactaactgtcattcagtcaatcagaacaggtgctgtcaaaaaaggggttccatttcaactgtcactgtctcaagattctattcttaacgagcaggtgcgagcaaccattctagaagtctattgttcagctcttcaatgcaatgtgatatagtcttgctggactgtgcatgacagctagctgcttggcttaatgggaatgcatgctgctggattagagatatggaggttgagggttcgaactccacctgaagccatgttgattttcaaaattatatcatatgcagtgttccttagccaacttaaaataccatgtatgtcatttagtatcaatggcatatgtgctggattacagatatggaggttgagatgttgattttcaaaattatatcatatgcagtgttccttggccaacttaaaatgccatgtatgtcatttagcatcaatggcaaatgtgctgaattacagatatggaggttgggggttcaaaccccagtcgaagccatgttgattttcaaaatgatatcatatgcagtgttccttagccaacttcaaatatcatgtattgtatgtcatttaatatcaatggcaaaggggctggattacagatatggaggttgtgagtttgaatcccgctcgaagccatgttgattttcaaaatcatatcatatgcagtgttccttagccaacttaaaataccatgtatgtcatttagtgtatccccaaaacgcagagctacaacactttcaagatggctgaatccaagatggctgaattgtttggcccataacttctaactgggtggatggattttttccaatatttcttttagctttgttttctcaatagtactttgtttcatctctgccccaaaaggcaagcccgcttccagcattttctgtgagaatgcaatctagttattattattattattattattattattattattattattattattattgttgttgttgttattgttattaatgaatgacaatgaataataaattaaaggtgcaccgtgtagtatttttagtagttcatttccagaatccatgctgaccattcacaaatttgacctttttaacaaatacttaaccaccaccatcaaattctaagtattcagtatgactgagaaaattgcatttttcacacatgaaaaggggggggggggtcttcttcatggtccaccattttgaatttccagaaatatttagacatttttagctgcaaaacttattgtgctttggttatactagtaaatagtgGTTTATAATTCAgaagatattcatgaaaagatcaaatttggcaataggcatcacagttttaatgagccgcatagttgcaatacctactctggtcaccctGCGCCACCATGTTACACGGTGCACGGGGCTTGGATATTGGATAACTACTATACTGCTCGAACATTTCTACAATAAATTTGCAAAAATCTGTACTacattctgtctctgtgtgtgtgtgtgtgtgtgtgtgtgtgtgtgtgtgtgtgtgtgtgtgtgtgtgtgtgtgtgtgtgtgtgtgtgtgtgtgtttaaattagCAAAAGATCTAGAACATTCAAgtgtttttgcttatttatgtatgtatagtCTCCAGAAAGGGGATCCAGAATTTCAGCCTTCTTGGAAGCAGCGGTCATGAAATTATAAGTATTATGATACTGCCTGTCTGTTGTTCTCATCCAGACTatttaaaaatatgtattttctaaGACCATTTATTTGAATACAAAATGAGGTTGAGCTATGGGCCTGCATGTTTTCGCAAACCTGCCTTGCCTCACACATGAACTTATGTGCCATTCCATTCCTATTGagttcaggttaggactctgcAGGCCACTCAATTTCTTCCacaccatactctgtcatccatgtctttagggaccttgctttgtgcactagTGCACGCTGCACGGTCATGTTGGATGAGGAAGGGGCCTGCTCCAAACTGCTTCCAAAAGGTTTGGGGCATggaattgtcaaaaatgttttggtatccttaAACATTCAAAATTCCTTTCTGTGGAACTAAGGGGACACACTCAAATCCTGAGAAACAGCCCCACACCTTACATCCTCCACCAAATTTCACACTCTGCACTATGCAGTCCAAAATGTGCCGATCTCCTGTCAACCTTCAAACCCAGACTCATCCATCAGATTGCCACATGGAAGAGTGATTCATCACTCCAGAGAACATATCTCCACTGCTCTACAGTTCATTGGTGGCAAATATTTTCAacaaacatcagtgtgtgacctcaccaatgcaccaatgtgcgctaagccccccacatttgggcttgacactgaagttcatatgtgagttaaaggaggttagcgaatactttgctTGTCTGAAGAACGAAACTGTACCTGAAAACCTGTGTagcctctctgtatttctgtttttttatggGCAGCCCACATCTCTGTTTGTCTCCTTCCCAGAATTCAGAGCATCATCCACCGTAACGATGGGAAGGAAGAAGTTTGTGATGAGCGCGACGGCTGGTGTATGGCCCGCACGGCTGATGAGCTCCGAGACATCATGTCCCTCATGATCAAAAAGACCATCCGCGAGTCCAAGGGACACAGCAGTAAGACATTTTTGGGTGGCAGGGGGGCATGATCGTTGTgtagacagtagagtagagtacttttattaatcctgaatgaAATTAAGGTATCTGTCAGTTTACAttacatatgtattaagttcattatgtctaactgtttaacttaaacacttagtggtttcttttgccttaagacatgtaaaagtttctatcttttacctgacatgtttcgacggtgttacttccgtcttcatcagagggtcactgtgatgttgatgagtgacgtgctttaaaaacagctgatgttgttgtggaggtgtgacctccccgtcaataatgacaggttggtcacacctcctgctattagagttgtcctcttaggatggtggtccaggtgtgtgagagcatgtatgccccctgcCCTACATCAAAGGGATCACCGAACGCATACAGCGAGCCATGAAGAAACACAAGATACAAACGCCAGTAAAGCCACACACCAAACTACGACAGCTGCTAGTACACCCCAAGGACAAAATAGACCAACataacaaatgcaatgtcatatatgagattccgtgccggtcatgcaacaagtcatatattggggagacagggaggacattcaacataagaaaaaataagcaaaaaaaagagtgtgaaaaggaaacagaacaaagacatacaagagcaataaaggagagagccacacaggagaacctcaaatcagccataactgaccactgtaggagggaaaatcacatcatggactgggacaaggcaaaagtcatacagcaagagaacaacagataccaccgctggattaaggagtctatggagatcagaaagcgtagccaaAGTACCTTGaagagggatgagggggcatacatgctctcacacacctggaccaccatcctaagaggacaactctaacagcaggaggtgtgaccaacctgtcattattgacggggaggtcacacctccacaacaacatcagctgtttttaaagcacgtcactcatcaacatcacagtgaccctctgatgaagacggaagtaacaccgtcgaaacatgtcaggtaaaagatagaaacttttacatgtcttaaggcaaaagaaaccactaagtgtttaagtttaCATTACAGCTTACAGATGACAATGTTAATATGGGCCACAGTACATTTTGACCAAAAACAAAaagttcaaaaagggcattttttcccAGTAGGGATAGTATGTCGTATGTGCTTCGGCTGTGTTTTTCTGCACTGGAAAATAGTTCCCATACCGAAATGAGTAAGTTCATATTTAGGATTTTCCTGTTCAAACTGCATACCGTCCTTGTGTAAATCTCCATCTCATGTCTGTTGCCCTTCTTTGTTGTATTGAAACTACGATAACTTCTACAAACTTTTGCAGACTACTACTTTACCAAATTATTCTCAAGTGCTTTTTCTAAACATTAAATTGAAACTTACTGAAGCACTGTGTACATCTTTTGGTTTGGCATGGAGTTACAGAATAAGGGATACAAAGTACTTTATATTACTGTATATTTCAAAATGATAGTTAGTggccatatactgtataatagGTTACCGGATCATACTAAGTCAGTGAACGTTTTAGGATGTAAAATCCAGGATTGGATGTTCAAACTACAGACCATCTTTTCATGAAGACAAGTTGAGAGCAGGCACTTATTCCTAGAGGTAAACACAGAGGCGGTCTATCAGAGGGGTGATGACTATTTGTTCTATTTCTATCAGTACTGGTTGTGAGTTTTCAAGGACCACAGTCACACATTAACTAACAACGTGGGCTCTGACAAAGCTAGGGTGaatttcttgaaaccaaagttgcttactacattagctacttcgttgctttcaatacattttcccattggcaactaccgaagttgctaacaggctaacaacttcccttttgagaaactcacccctgatcgTCCAGCTGCGTCAACTACAATTGGTTCAGAAAGCCAAACAACATGTGCTTAAACTGGGTGTCAGCATGTGATGACTAGTATATCAAactaaattacatttcattacatcagtttttatccaaagcgttaGCAATCAAGGACATAGTCATAGTATGCAACACTTTTCTACAGTTAAATTTGTACAGGTGTGTGATCATCTTTTCATTTTTTAGGATCACTTAATTTTCCTTTTGTATTTTATTGATTTGATAATGATTTTATTGATTATCCTGAATATTATTTGCTTATGATGGAATAGAATATCATATAAGGGAATAAGGTAGAATGCTTTTATATTCTCACTATTCACATGCACATTGAGACTGAATACTGTATGttgatgtttattattatttgtattattgttGATTACTTTTTTGTAACTGAGCTGCTTGTACATCACTTAGGTCAGCAGTTATTGTTTTTAGAGTGTTTTATAAAGGAATGAGCttagattttctttttttaatttgatGGGCCTTTGCCAGCCTGACATTTCATTCGTAGCCCAATTACGAATAAAAAGAAGTAGAGGAACTGGCTGTGTCAGGCAACCTTTTTTGCTTTCACAGTATTCAATGaactggaaaaaaatattattatttgacCATGACCACAAACATTTTATTTTCAGCAGCTGGGCTGTTCCACACTCCTAAGACTAAAGAGAAGTCTGTGACTGGCATTAGTAAAAGAGActacgatgaggaggaggaagatgatgaggacgaAGAGTACCAGCCCTCTGATGGCAGCGAGAACGAGATGGAAACAGAAATACTTGACTATATGTGAATCTTGAAACCAgaactgtatatatttttgcacTGTTTTGTTACAGATGAATAAATATTTTTAGCAAAAAACATGTTACATTCTACTCGTTGGCTTCTCTCTGATTTCAGTGCAAGTTATTGTATTTGTAGCATAACATGGGTGTGACCGACACATACAGgctgtgcaga carries:
- the LOC134459117 gene encoding general transcription factor 3C polypeptide 5-like isoform X1, translating into MLPPYRQMFYQLCDLEVDQIQSIIHRNDGKEEVCDERDGWCMARTADELRDIMSLMIKKTIRESKGHSTAGLFHTPKTKEKSVTGISKRDYDEEEEDDEDEEYQPSDGSENEMETEILDYM
- the LOC134459117 gene encoding general transcription factor 3C polypeptide 5-like isoform X2 → MLPPYRQMFYQLCDLEVDQIQSIIHRNDGKEEVCDERDGWCMARTADELRDIMSLMIKKTIRESKGHSTGLFHTPKTKEKSVTGISKRDYDEEEEDDEDEEYQPSDGSENEMETEILDYM